CATCCGGCGTCATGCCGAGCAGCTGCGGGAACTTGCGTGCGCGGGTGTAGTTCTTGACGACCTCTCGGGACGTTGACTGTGGGTCTGATTCGCTCACGGCGTTCGCACCTCCTTCGTGATGACTCGCTGTTGGACTGGGGCTGGAGTGAGTTAGATTTCGTGCGGGTTTGGCAGGCTCGTTAATGCCGATCCGAGCAGATCGGTAGGCGTCTCGGATGCATCGACGACGATCGAGTGGCCCATGGATTCGAGTTCGGAGCCGACCTTGTCCTTGACTGCGGTGACGTTCCAGACAAGCCAGACAAGAAGTCCCGCGACGAGCCCAGCCAACAGGATGGGAGCCAAGGAGAAACGACTCTTGACTGCTGTGAATGCGACGCCTCCGCAAGCTCCTGCGCCGGTAAGGATTCGGATCGTGTCCTGCGCCTCGGTTCCCTTGTTGTTGACCAGCTCGAGAATTCCTTCGGCCAAGATGTGGGTGTTCGGGTCGAGGAGAAGTGCGGTTGTACTCATCGGGATGCCTTTCGGTGATGTCAGTTGACGGGGGTAGCTGAAGCGGGAGCAGTTGCGCTCGCTGGTGCAGTCGAGGCCGGAGTTGAGGGCGCACCGCTGATTGCCGTGGTCTGTTCGGGGGCAGGAAGCAACGGACTGGAGTCCACGGCGGACACCTCCCATCTGCCGCCGCGGGAGGTGAGTGTGAGCGGATACTGGCCGGTTACCGAGTCGGTAGACGTGACAGAGAGTTCGGCAGTGGCGAGCACGCGGATCTTGATTCCGTCGGCTGGCGCTTTGTCTGCTGCCTCACCGGAGAAGTCGCGATCGGATACAAGATCGACGACTTTGACGCTCTTGTAAGGGGCTGGGCTGATCGCGCGAAGGGAGGTGCCTGGCGCGATGTATCGCGAAATTTCTCCTGTTCCTGCGGTCAAAGCTGCGAGGAATTGTTGGACTGCTGTGTTCGACGGGTGCCCGGCGACAATGCGGTATTTGTAGCCGAGATTCACGTCCGGTCCGGTCGCGGGGGCGGGAACGGGTGACGGGATTGATGCCGCCCGAGCGCTGCCGTCATTGACGACAACGGGTACTGAATAGAAGCGTCGCTGCGCTGCTTCGGAGGGTTCGGATGCCTGTCGTACGGATGCCGAGACGACGACGGAATAGACACTTGAGGTGTTGGAAACTGGTGCGCCAGTTCCGGATGTTGCGACAGGACTCGTGGGTGCAGGTTGTATTTCAACGCTGGCAACTCGGGCGTCGCTGGCGACGAAGAGCGCTTCCGATGGGAGCCTGATTCCTTCCGCCCGGACGTATGGAGTGAGTGCCTTTTCTGCACCACGTTTCGCTTGAAGCCACGTCACAACAAACTGTTGCGCGAGGTCTTCCGCCTGTGCCTGTGCTGCAGTGTTCACGGAAGCGGTCGACTTCGGTTTCACCACAGTTGGGGAGGACGCCGTGAATCCAGACAGCACGAGAACGAGTGCGAGAACACCCGCGCCGATGGCGCCGAAGAGCCCGAAACGAACCACCTGTGTCTTGCGGTCCTGAGTGCGCGCCCAGGTCGCTTGCTCGCTCTGCGGTTCGTTGTCTTCGAGGACGACTTTGTCCGTATGCGGCTTCCGTTTCATTCCCTTGAAGCGACTCATGAGGCACCGTCTTCGCTGTCGATGAGCGGCGCGACGATCGACAGAGTCGGTGCCTGTGTTGCTGCCTTTCGGCTCGTGTTCATTCGTCCGAGTGCTGCTCGAGCACCGGCCGCAGGCTCTCCCAGTAGGTAACGGACGCGCGCGCCGGCTTCCGGGCTGAGAGGGTGGTCCGCGAGCTCGGTCAGCGCGGTCCGCAGCTGTTCCTGTACGGCGAACGCCAGACCTGCATCGCGCAGCTGGGCACCGAGATCTTCCGATTCACCACTGAAGCGAGTGAACGGGTCTCGCCATGAATCGGTGCTCACCTGCGGGTCCGGCTCGGCCATGTCAGGTCCTTCCTCTCGTCTGGCTCTCGGCAATTTCGAGGGCCTCTACAAGAGAGGAGGTTCTGCTTTCGGGACGCTGTGACAGGTCGCGGCGAACTTTTTTCAAAAATATTTCTGGAGCAGCTCTCGGTGTCATTGCCAGTCGAGGAAGTGCCTGCTCCGGCCATCGCGACGTAATCGACTGTGACCTCATTCACCGCGCAGTTGAGCTGATCGGCACAGCCGCGGCAATAACAGGAACCTCAATGGCAATGACATACATGCAGGTCACGGCAATAACCCGTTGATCTACTCCTCTGCAGACCAATTCCTTCTGCATAGGGAGATCGCCG
The Rhodococcus qingshengii JCM 15477 genome window above contains:
- a CDS encoding conjugal transfer protein, translating into MSRFKGMKRKPHTDKVVLEDNEPQSEQATWARTQDRKTQVVRFGLFGAIGAGVLALVLVLSGFTASSPTVVKPKSTASVNTAAQAQAEDLAQQFVVTWLQAKRGAEKALTPYVRAEGIRLPSEALFVASDARVASVEIQPAPTSPVATSGTGAPVSNTSSVYSVVVSASVRQASEPSEAAQRRFYSVPVVVNDGSARAASIPSPVPAPATGPDVNLGYKYRIVAGHPSNTAVQQFLAALTAGTGEISRYIAPGTSLRAISPAPYKSVKVVDLVSDRDFSGEAADKAPADGIKIRVLATAELSVTSTDSVTGQYPLTLTSRGGRWEVSAVDSSPLLPAPEQTTAISGAPSTPASTAPASATAPASATPVN